Proteins found in one Acinetobacter sp. XH1741 genomic segment:
- the thiC gene encoding phosphomethylpyrimidine synthase ThiC, whose amino-acid sequence MNQLTNLSSAEISAQHEQDAKDLTRILPASKKVYIEGSRPDIQVPMREISLTDTPTGLGGEHNPPVMIYDTSGVYTDPNVQIDLNKGLPSVRQKWIEERNDTDVLSGLTSKFGQERLKDIRTADIRFAHIQNPRRAKAGKNVTQMHYAKQGIITPEMEYIAIRENQRQREGVDMRQHPGQNFGAKNLKEITPEFVRQEVAEGRAIIPANINHPELEPMIIGRNFLVKINANIGNSALGSSIDEEVAKMTWATRWGADTIMDLSTGKNIHETREWIIRNSPVPIGTVPIYQALEKVDGVAEDLTWEIFKDTLIEQAEQGVDYFTIHAGVLLRYVPLTANRLTGIVSRGGSIMAQWCLAHHEENFLYTHFDEICEIMKAYDVSFSLGDGLRPGCVQDANDEAQFSELKTLGELTHRAWEHDVQVMIEGPGHVPMHMIKENMDLQLEVCKEAPFYTLGPLTTDIAPGYDHITSAIGAAMIGWYGTAMLCYVTPKEHLGLPNKKDVKDGIITYKIAAHAADLAKGHPGAQVRDNALSKARFEFRWDDQFNLSLDPDTARSMHDETLPKEAHKSAHFCSMCGPKFCSMKITQNVRDYANNLTNSDSEVEEGLKAMKEVYQEQGQKLYHKV is encoded by the coding sequence ATGAACCAGTTAACGAATCTTTCTTCTGCTGAAATTTCAGCACAACATGAACAAGATGCAAAAGATTTAACCCGCATCTTACCCGCTTCAAAAAAAGTTTATATTGAAGGCTCTCGCCCTGATATTCAGGTTCCAATGCGAGAAATTTCTTTAACAGACACCCCAACTGGTCTTGGCGGCGAACATAACCCTCCTGTTATGATATATGACACTTCAGGTGTTTATACCGACCCAAATGTTCAAATCGATTTAAACAAAGGCTTACCTTCAGTTCGCCAAAAATGGATTGAAGAACGTAACGATACTGACGTACTGTCAGGTTTGACCTCAAAGTTTGGTCAAGAACGTTTAAAAGACATTCGTACCGCTGACATTCGTTTTGCGCATATTCAAAACCCGCGCCGTGCTAAAGCAGGTAAAAATGTCACTCAAATGCATTATGCCAAGCAAGGTATTATCACACCTGAGATGGAATATATTGCAATTCGTGAAAATCAGCGCCAACGCGAAGGCGTGGATATGCGCCAGCACCCAGGTCAAAATTTTGGCGCGAAAAATTTAAAAGAAATTACACCTGAATTTGTTCGCCAGGAAGTGGCTGAAGGTCGTGCGATCATTCCTGCCAACATTAACCATCCAGAACTTGAACCAATGATTATTGGTCGTAATTTCTTGGTTAAGATTAATGCCAATATTGGTAACTCAGCACTTGGTTCTTCAATTGATGAAGAAGTTGCGAAAATGACTTGGGCAACCCGCTGGGGTGCCGACACCATTATGGACTTGTCGACAGGTAAAAACATTCATGAAACACGTGAATGGATTATTCGTAACTCGCCTGTTCCAATCGGCACAGTACCGATCTATCAAGCACTTGAAAAAGTTGATGGTGTTGCAGAAGACCTGACTTGGGAAATCTTTAAAGACACACTGATTGAACAAGCTGAACAAGGTGTTGACTACTTCACGATCCACGCAGGTGTATTACTTCGTTATGTACCACTTACAGCAAACCGTTTAACAGGTATTGTGTCTCGTGGTGGTTCAATCATGGCGCAGTGGTGTTTAGCACATCATGAAGAAAACTTCTTATACACTCATTTCGATGAAATCTGTGAAATCATGAAAGCCTACGACGTTTCATTTAGCTTAGGCGATGGCTTACGTCCGGGTTGTGTGCAAGATGCAAATGACGAAGCTCAGTTCAGCGAACTTAAAACATTAGGCGAACTTACTCACCGTGCATGGGAACATGATGTTCAAGTCATGATTGAAGGTCCGGGTCACGTACCAATGCACATGATTAAAGAAAACATGGACCTTCAGCTAGAAGTGTGTAAAGAAGCACCTTTCTATACGCTTGGACCATTAACAACAGACATCGCTCCGGGTTATGACCACATTACTTCTGCGATTGGTGCAGCCATGATTGGCTGGTACGGCACAGCAATGCTTTGCTATGTGACACCAAAAGAGCATTTGGGTCTACCAAACAAGAAAGATGTGAAAGACGGTATTATTACTTACAAGATTGCAGCTCATGCGGCTGATCTTGCTAAAGGTCATCCGGGCGCACAGGTTCGTGATAATGCCTTGTCTAAAGCACGTTTTGAATTCCGCTGGGATGACCAGTTCAACCTAAGTTTAGACCCAGATACAGCACGCAGCATGCATGATGAGACTTTGCCAAAAGAAGCGCATAAATCTGCACACTTCTGTTCAATGTGTGGTCCAAAATTCTGTTCAATGAAAATCACCCAAAATGTTCGTGACTATGCCAACAATCTCACCAATAGCGATTCAGAGGTTGAAGAAGGCCTCAAAGCCATGAAAGAGGTTTATCAAGAGCAAGGACAAAAACTGTATCATAAAGTGTAA
- the gluQRS gene encoding tRNA glutamyl-Q(34) synthetase GluQRS → MTAVATQEKPSFSYSGRFAPSPTGPLHFGSLITAVASYCDARAHQGRWIVRVEDTDIPRIYPGSEDHILASLEAFQFDSDAQIIFQKDRLDIYESVLDQLKKEDLVYACQCTRKMLGSNAIYAGICRDLHLDFQGQAIRVKVQDQQVCFDDRLQGHHCSNLQHDLGDFVLKRRDGIINYQLAVVVDDYLQGITHVVRGADLLDNTERQIWLGKLLGYPKLSYMHLPLAMNDQGQKLSKQNLAQALDLTKAPQLLQQAIQALGQPNVDLDRPEVMLKQAVAQWNVDLIPHKQQLSGTYL, encoded by the coding sequence ATGACCGCGGTAGCTACTCAAGAAAAGCCTAGCTTTTCATACTCAGGCCGGTTTGCGCCCTCGCCAACCGGCCCTTTACATTTCGGTTCACTCATCACTGCTGTTGCCAGTTATTGTGATGCTCGAGCCCATCAAGGCAGATGGATCGTTCGTGTTGAAGACACTGACATTCCCCGCATTTACCCGGGTAGTGAAGACCATATACTCGCATCACTTGAAGCTTTTCAATTCGACTCAGATGCCCAGATCATCTTTCAAAAAGACCGCCTAGATATTTATGAAAGCGTATTAGATCAGCTTAAAAAAGAGGATCTGGTTTATGCGTGTCAGTGTACTCGTAAAATGCTGGGTTCAAATGCAATCTATGCAGGTATTTGCCGTGATTTACATCTCGATTTTCAAGGACAAGCGATTCGAGTAAAAGTTCAAGATCAGCAAGTTTGTTTCGATGACCGTCTGCAAGGACACCATTGTTCAAATCTACAACACGACCTTGGCGATTTTGTTCTTAAACGCCGTGACGGCATTATTAATTACCAACTTGCTGTTGTCGTAGATGACTACCTACAAGGCATTACTCACGTTGTTCGCGGCGCGGACTTATTAGATAACACGGAACGTCAAATTTGGCTGGGGAAACTCCTAGGTTACCCTAAACTCAGCTATATGCATCTGCCTCTGGCCATGAACGACCAAGGGCAAAAGCTCTCTAAACAAAACCTTGCTCAAGCACTCGATTTAACTAAGGCTCCTCAATTATTACAACAAGCCATACAAGCCTTAGGCCAACCAAACGTTGATTTAGATCGCCCCGAAGTCATGCTCAAGCAAGCTGTAGCGCAGTGGAATGTAGATTTAATTCCTCATAAGCAACAGCTCAGCGGAACATATTTATAA
- a CDS encoding ferrous iron transporter B codes for MSDALRIALVGNPNCGKTSLFNHLTGTRQKVANYAGVTVERKVGHFQLPSGRAVRVLDLPGTYSLKATSPDEEITRDVCQGKIAEEGQQDAFLCIVDATNLKLHLGLVLEIIELGRPILVVLNMMDEARRRGIQINTQKLSERLGVPVVETVAVRNSGIENLLHALDQEKYTVPHTELSGLSGGHHQKIEMIFKDVVNFVDHDDKRTDFLDRIFLHPVLGLLSLAVLMFIVFQAVFAWAEPFKAAIEDGVIPWLGEWLNGAIHQPVLRSLVVDGVLAGAGTVLAFLPQILILFFFILVLEESGYLPRAAFLLDKLMFKAGLSGRSFIPLLSSFACAIPGIMATRSISDPRDRFTTIMVAPLMTCSARLPVYALLIGAFIPSQSVFGIFNLQGLVLFGLYMAGILSALCVAFVMKFLRKDKSQHALLMELPSYRLPDPKSIAIGLMERAKIFLRRVGGIIVALTIILWFLCTFPQAPDGATQPAIDYSFAGMAGHFIQPLFAPLGFNWQIVVALIPAMAAREVVVAALGTVYALSGADDHAVAQGLAHLISADGTGWSFATGLSLLVWFIYAPHCLATLATVRRETGSWKHVAVMTAYLFGLAYLMSFLTYQIASRIWG; via the coding sequence ATGAGTGATGCGCTACGTATTGCCCTTGTGGGAAACCCAAACTGCGGTAAAACTTCACTGTTTAACCATTTAACCGGAACAAGACAAAAAGTTGCTAACTATGCGGGTGTAACTGTAGAGCGTAAAGTTGGGCATTTTCAACTGCCTTCTGGACGTGCAGTTCGAGTACTCGATTTGCCAGGCACTTATAGTTTAAAGGCAACCAGCCCAGATGAAGAAATTACCCGCGATGTCTGCCAAGGCAAAATTGCCGAAGAAGGGCAGCAAGATGCATTTTTATGTATTGTCGATGCGACGAACTTAAAACTGCACTTAGGGTTGGTACTTGAAATCATTGAGTTAGGGCGCCCGATTCTGGTTGTGTTGAACATGATGGATGAAGCGCGTCGCCGCGGTATTCAGATCAATACACAAAAACTATCTGAGCGTTTAGGGGTGCCGGTTGTTGAAACGGTTGCCGTACGTAACTCAGGTATTGAAAACTTATTGCATGCGCTCGACCAAGAAAAATATACCGTGCCGCATACTGAACTCAGTGGTTTAAGTGGCGGGCATCATCAGAAAATCGAAATGATTTTTAAAGATGTCGTGAACTTTGTCGACCACGATGATAAGCGTACTGATTTTCTAGATCGAATTTTTTTACATCCTGTGCTGGGCTTACTTAGCTTAGCTGTCTTGATGTTTATTGTGTTTCAGGCGGTCTTTGCTTGGGCAGAACCTTTTAAAGCTGCAATTGAAGATGGTGTAATTCCATGGCTAGGTGAATGGTTAAATGGAGCTATTCATCAACCTGTACTACGAAGTTTAGTCGTAGATGGGGTTCTAGCAGGTGCAGGTACAGTACTGGCATTCTTGCCACAAATTTTGATTCTTTTCTTCTTTATTTTGGTCTTGGAAGAGTCAGGTTATTTACCACGTGCAGCATTCTTGCTTGATAAATTAATGTTTAAGGCAGGCTTGAGTGGTCGTTCTTTTATTCCATTATTGTCAAGTTTTGCTTGTGCGATTCCTGGGATTATGGCGACCCGAAGTATTAGTGACCCTCGTGACCGTTTTACCACGATCATGGTTGCGCCGCTAATGACATGTTCGGCTCGTTTACCAGTCTATGCTTTATTAATCGGTGCATTTATTCCAAGTCAAAGTGTTTTTGGAATATTTAACTTACAGGGTTTGGTGTTATTTGGCCTTTATATGGCAGGCATCTTAAGTGCCCTTTGTGTCGCTTTTGTGATGAAGTTTTTACGTAAAGACAAGTCACAGCATGCATTGTTAATGGAGTTACCAAGTTATCGTTTGCCGGACCCAAAAAGTATTGCTATTGGCTTAATGGAACGTGCAAAGATTTTCTTACGCCGTGTCGGTGGGATTATTGTTGCATTGACCATTATTCTTTGGTTCTTGTGTACGTTCCCACAAGCACCTGATGGTGCAACGCAACCAGCTATTGATTATAGCTTTGCGGGTATGGCAGGGCACTTCATTCAGCCTTTGTTTGCACCACTTGGCTTTAACTGGCAAATCGTGGTGGCATTGATTCCTGCGATGGCTGCTCGTGAAGTTGTGGTAGCTGCATTAGGTACCGTATATGCGTTATCTGGTGCAGATGATCATGCGGTTGCACAAGGGCTTGCTCATTTGATTAGTGCAGATGGTACAGGCTGGTCATTTGCTACAGGTCTGTCTTTATTGGTCTGGTTTATTTATGCACCACATTGTTTAGCAACCTTGGCAACGGTACGCCGTGAGACAGGTTCATGGAAGCATGTGGCAGTCATGACGGCTTATTTATTTGGTTTGGCTTATCTCATGTCATTTTTAACCTACCAGATTGCATCACGCATTTGGGGTTAA
- the dksA gene encoding RNA polymerase-binding protein DksA, whose protein sequence is MANDNHNQVLDEHTEVVVEGDKASAKRARKVKPKTSDIGTTASLFGIAPYQPKKNEEYMSEGQLEHFRQILQAWKAELMSEVDRTLNTMQDESTALPDVNDRATQEEEFAIELRTRDRERKLIRKIEQSMEAIKNEDYGFCETCGIEIGLRRLEARPTATLCIDCKTLAEIKEKQNNG, encoded by the coding sequence ATGGCGAATGACAACCACAACCAAGTTTTGGATGAACATACAGAAGTTGTAGTGGAAGGTGACAAAGCTTCTGCAAAACGTGCACGTAAAGTGAAACCTAAAACTTCTGACATAGGCACAACTGCAAGTTTATTTGGTATTGCACCTTATCAACCTAAGAAAAATGAAGAGTACATGTCTGAAGGACAGCTCGAGCATTTCCGACAAATTCTGCAAGCATGGAAAGCTGAATTAATGTCTGAAGTTGATCGTACTTTAAATACGATGCAAGACGAATCAACTGCATTGCCAGATGTAAACGACCGTGCTACCCAAGAAGAAGAATTTGCAATTGAATTACGTACACGTGACCGTGAACGTAAATTAATTCGTAAAATCGAACAATCTATGGAAGCGATTAAAAACGAAGACTACGGTTTCTGTGAAACATGTGGTATCGAAATCGGTTTACGTCGTTTAGAAGCGCGTCCAACTGCAACGTTATGTATTGACTGCAAAACTTTGGCAGAAATTAAAGAGAAGCAAAATAACGGTTAA
- a CDS encoding DUF6587 family protein: MFDYLIVAVLVLWSAIVVFKKVFPQTSTSVFFALSTQCQRLGWQRLATWLKPKQVAGCGGNCGCSTDDAPEQKSAPIQTVKWR; this comes from the coding sequence ATGTTTGATTACCTTATTGTTGCTGTATTGGTGTTGTGGAGTGCCATTGTTGTCTTTAAAAAGGTATTCCCTCAAACATCGACGTCAGTATTTTTTGCTTTATCAACTCAATGTCAACGGTTGGGCTGGCAGCGTTTGGCAACATGGCTGAAGCCTAAACAAGTTGCAGGTTGTGGCGGCAATTGTGGCTGTTCGACTGACGATGCGCCTGAGCAAAAGTCCGCTCCGATACAAACAGTGAAGTGGCGTTAA
- the cpdA gene encoding 3',5'-cyclic-AMP phosphodiesterase translates to MTFQVSTLSQKNHVIIQITDTHLLEYPQLEFVGMNPEESFHAIIQQILKQHPEADAIIHTGDLAQAPTPITYKRYISFMQNLGLPFFQTLGNHDNVDHFPLHNENHQQPVVVGLGNWRVIMLNSAVKGKIDGHLSSEQLENLANLLEQFADHPVLLACHHHPFAMKSKWIDHHKLQNSNVLLDTLSPFKNVKALVCGHVHQDSLNIWQGIEFFSTPSTSVQFKPFSNDFALDQNAPGYRYIRLNNDGSFETKVFRLENFKNRINTDISGY, encoded by the coding sequence GTGACTTTTCAAGTCTCAACACTTTCACAAAAAAATCATGTCATCATACAAATTACCGATACACATTTATTGGAGTATCCACAATTAGAATTTGTGGGGATGAATCCTGAAGAAAGTTTCCATGCCATTATTCAGCAAATATTGAAGCAACATCCGGAAGCCGATGCGATTATCCATACTGGCGACCTCGCACAAGCACCTACGCCTATTACTTACAAGCGTTACATAAGCTTTATGCAAAACCTAGGTCTGCCTTTTTTCCAGACCTTAGGCAATCATGACAATGTTGACCACTTTCCATTGCATAACGAGAATCATCAACAACCTGTGGTGGTAGGCTTAGGCAACTGGCGTGTGATTATGCTCAATAGCGCTGTAAAAGGAAAAATAGATGGCCATCTCTCTTCTGAACAATTAGAAAATTTGGCGAATTTACTTGAGCAGTTTGCAGATCATCCAGTTTTGCTGGCTTGTCATCATCATCCTTTTGCCATGAAATCAAAATGGATTGATCATCATAAGCTTCAAAACTCGAATGTCCTTCTTGATACGTTAAGCCCATTTAAAAATGTAAAGGCTTTAGTCTGCGGACATGTGCATCAAGACTCACTTAATATTTGGCAAGGGATCGAGTTTTTCTCTACACCCTCGACAAGCGTGCAATTTAAGCCGTTTAGTAATGATTTCGCCCTTGATCAAAATGCACCGGGTTATCGTTACATTCGTCTGAATAACGATGGTAGTTTTGAAACAAAAGTGTTTCGACTTGAAAATTTTAAAAACCGTATAAATACTGATATTTCAGGCTATTAG
- the ftsW gene encoding putative lipid II flippase FtsW codes for MAGLAQTTIQKINHWYERILPKWPAEVTPRNVLIFCVVALLCIGSVMVASASMPYAEYMHENPFHYVIRHAISIVAAAVVAYLTYRISLNTWFKNTFPLWLLTMILLLAALAVGSEVNGSTRWIKIGGFTLQPTEVAKVMMAIFTADYVVRRAKEVRTHWKGLLRLSGVMAITVGLIIAEPDLGATIVIVMMMVGVFFLAGAPPTQFLIMLGAIVTGIVFLVLFEPYRFQRLISFTDPWADPLGVGYQLSNALMAFGRGEWFGTGLGHSVQKLSYLPEAHTDFMLAVLGEEFGFFGISIVIGLSFLMLACCIKIGHRALKHHYLRAGYLAYGISIIFLLQILVNAGMNMGLMPTKGLTLPFISYGGTSLMMCAAMISLILKIDASTQEVNPEREESNF; via the coding sequence ATGGCAGGCTTAGCTCAGACCACAATCCAGAAAATCAATCATTGGTATGAACGGATATTGCCTAAATGGCCAGCGGAAGTGACGCCACGTAATGTCTTGATTTTCTGTGTCGTTGCATTGTTATGTATCGGTTCGGTGATGGTGGCATCTGCTTCGATGCCTTATGCAGAGTATATGCATGAGAACCCGTTTCACTATGTCATCCGCCATGCGATTTCTATTGTCGCTGCGGCGGTGGTGGCATATTTAACATATCGGATATCACTCAATACATGGTTTAAAAATACGTTTCCGCTGTGGCTATTAACCATGATTCTGCTACTTGCTGCTTTGGCAGTAGGTTCAGAAGTCAATGGTTCTACACGCTGGATTAAAATCGGTGGCTTTACCTTGCAGCCAACAGAGGTTGCTAAGGTCATGATGGCAATTTTTACAGCAGATTATGTGGTACGCCGTGCAAAAGAAGTTCGTACTCACTGGAAAGGCTTGCTGCGTTTAAGTGGTGTGATGGCAATTACAGTCGGCTTGATTATTGCTGAGCCGGACTTGGGCGCTACCATCGTTATTGTCATGATGATGGTTGGGGTGTTCTTTTTAGCTGGTGCACCGCCAACACAGTTCTTGATCATGCTTGGTGCGATTGTCACGGGTATTGTGTTTTTAGTTCTATTTGAGCCTTATCGTTTCCAACGTCTAATTTCGTTTACTGACCCATGGGCAGATCCATTGGGCGTAGGTTATCAGTTATCAAATGCACTTATGGCATTTGGTCGTGGCGAATGGTTTGGAACTGGCTTAGGGCATAGTGTTCAAAAGTTATCTTATTTGCCAGAAGCGCATACTGACTTTATGTTGGCTGTGTTAGGTGAAGAGTTTGGTTTCTTCGGTATTTCAATCGTTATTGGTTTGTCTTTCTTAATGTTGGCATGTTGTATCAAGATTGGTCACCGTGCATTGAAACATCACTACCTTCGTGCGGGCTATTTGGCCTACGGTATTAGTATTATTTTCTTGCTTCAGATTTTGGTAAATGCGGGTATGAACATGGGCTTAATGCCAACCAAAGGTTTAACTCTGCCATTTATTAGTTATGGTGGTACGTCTTTAATGATGTGTGCTGCCATGATTAGCTTGATTTTAAAGATTGATGCGTCAACTCAAGAAGTGAACCCTGAAAGAGAAGAATCAAACTTCTAA
- a CDS encoding NUDIX domain-containing protein, translating to MSIVERPSYTSKDVEVTSRESLFRGFIQVEKVSLRHRLFNQPEYTPILQRELVHRPEAAGVLLYNDQKQQFALIEQFRVGALDDSDSPWQLEIIAGVLDGNETPESCIRRESLEESGCEVRDLHHLFSFYPSAGACSELFHLYVAETNLPAKGGIFGVDDEGENIQLHLFSYSELQTLLDSGRLRNAPVIMALQWLAQHSKTIINPKR from the coding sequence ATGAGTATTGTTGAACGTCCAAGTTATACATCTAAAGATGTCGAAGTAACATCACGCGAATCTCTATTCCGTGGTTTTATTCAAGTTGAAAAAGTCAGCCTTCGACATCGTCTATTTAATCAACCTGAATATACTCCTATATTGCAGCGCGAACTTGTTCATCGGCCTGAAGCCGCCGGCGTTCTACTCTATAACGATCAAAAACAACAATTCGCACTGATTGAGCAGTTCCGTGTAGGTGCGTTAGATGATTCTGATTCGCCATGGCAACTCGAGATTATTGCTGGTGTATTAGATGGCAATGAAACGCCCGAAAGTTGTATCAGACGCGAAAGCCTTGAAGAATCAGGTTGTGAAGTTCGGGACTTACACCATCTATTTAGTTTTTACCCGTCGGCAGGTGCATGTTCAGAACTATTTCATCTGTATGTTGCCGAAACTAATTTACCAGCTAAAGGTGGTATTTTTGGGGTAGATGATGAAGGTGAAAATATTCAGCTACACTTGTTTAGTTATAGTGAACTTCAAACACTACTCGACAGCGGACGTTTAAGAAATGCCCCTGTTATTATGGCATTACAATGGCTGGCTCAACACAGCAAAACGATAATAAATCCGAAGAGGTAG
- the murD gene encoding UDP-N-acetylmuramoyl-L-alanine--D-glutamate ligase, which yields MLIQRGGLKVVAGLGISGVSAVNFLHEQGYQVAVTDSRPTPPGHNQIPAGVKTSFGQLDQELLLQAEEIILSPGLAPQLPEIQTAIAKGISVVGDIQLLRRATDVPIVAITGSNAKSTVTTLMGLMAKDAGKKVAVGGNLGRPALDLLKDQPELLVLELSSFQLETTSHLNAEVAVVLNMSEDHLDRHGNMLGYHQAKHRIFQGAKKVVFNRDDALSRPLVPDTTPMQSFGLNAPDLNQYGVLREADGTLWLARGLQRLIKSSDLYIQGMHNVANALACLALGEAIGLPIESMLETLKQFKGLEHRCEYVKTVHDVRYYNDSKGTNVGATLAAIDGLGAAIEVKKGKVALILGGQGKGQDFAPLRSSIEKYAKVVVLIGEDAPVIEQAIQGATKILHAATLKEAVELCQRETQAEDVVLLSPACASFDMFKSYNDRGQQFVACVNSLV from the coding sequence ATGTTAATACAACGTGGTGGGTTAAAAGTTGTAGCAGGCTTGGGAATATCAGGTGTTTCTGCTGTAAATTTCCTGCATGAACAAGGCTACCAAGTTGCAGTAACAGACTCTCGTCCCACACCACCCGGTCACAATCAGATTCCTGCTGGCGTTAAAACCAGTTTTGGTCAGCTTGATCAAGAATTATTACTACAAGCAGAAGAAATTATTTTAAGCCCAGGCCTTGCACCACAATTACCAGAAATTCAGACTGCTATAGCAAAAGGTATTTCTGTGGTGGGTGATATTCAATTACTCCGCCGTGCAACCGATGTGCCGATTGTCGCGATTACGGGTTCAAATGCAAAAAGTACCGTAACCACTTTAATGGGCTTAATGGCGAAAGATGCCGGTAAGAAAGTCGCAGTTGGTGGCAACCTTGGACGACCAGCTCTAGATTTATTAAAAGATCAGCCAGAGTTATTGGTACTTGAGTTATCAAGCTTTCAGTTAGAAACGACATCGCACTTAAATGCTGAGGTTGCTGTCGTTCTTAACATGAGTGAAGATCACTTAGACCGTCATGGCAATATGTTGGGTTACCACCAAGCAAAGCATCGTATTTTCCAAGGTGCAAAAAAAGTTGTATTTAACCGTGATGATGCTTTAAGCCGTCCTCTTGTGCCTGATACAACCCCAATGCAAAGCTTTGGTTTAAATGCACCCGACTTAAATCAATATGGCGTTTTAAGAGAAGCTGACGGTACGCTTTGGCTTGCACGTGGTTTGCAACGCTTAATTAAAAGCTCAGATTTATATATTCAAGGTATGCACAACGTAGCCAATGCTTTAGCTTGTTTGGCATTAGGTGAAGCGATTGGTTTGCCAATCGAGTCAATGCTTGAAACATTAAAGCAGTTTAAAGGCTTAGAGCATCGCTGCGAGTATGTCAAAACCGTACATGACGTGCGTTATTATAATGACTCTAAAGGAACCAATGTGGGTGCCACACTTGCAGCAATTGATGGTTTAGGTGCTGCCATTGAAGTTAAAAAAGGTAAGGTTGCCCTAATTTTAGGTGGGCAGGGTAAAGGTCAAGACTTTGCTCCTTTACGTTCTTCTATCGAAAAATATGCCAAAGTTGTGGTATTGATTGGTGAAGATGCGCCTGTCATCGAACAAGCTATTCAAGGTGCAACTAAAATTTTACATGCAGCAACGCTTAAAGAAGCTGTAGAGTTGTGTCAACGTGAAACACAAGCTGAAGACGTGGTATTGCTATCACCGGCATGTGCAAGTTTTGATATGTTTAAAAGTTATAATGACCGTGGTCAGCAGTTTGTTGCCTGCGTCAATTCGTTGGTTTAA
- a CDS encoding FeoA family protein: MRLSALKVKQAATITKVDRIIQTSEQQDLVAIRLESLGFVPGTRVEVITKGIFGGDPILIQIGFTRFALRKEEAEKIEIQLEGVPA; encoded by the coding sequence GTGCGTTTATCAGCGTTGAAAGTGAAGCAAGCGGCTACCATCACCAAAGTGGATCGGATAATACAAACGTCCGAGCAACAAGATTTGGTCGCAATTCGTTTGGAAAGTCTGGGTTTTGTACCAGGCACTCGAGTAGAAGTGATTACCAAAGGTATTTTTGGTGGCGATCCGATCTTAATCCAAATTGGCTTTACTCGTTTCGCTTTACGTAAGGAAGAAGCGGAAAAAATCGAGATTCAGTTAGAAGGAGTACCCGCATGA
- a CDS encoding TetR/AcrR family transcriptional regulator: MNDKTARQKILDAASTLFYNDGITATGINSVTAKADVAKMSLYNNFSSKGELVDAYIAARHQEWLDLYQKRLEQTKSATEAILAVFDAYQDHAEFAYEKGFRGCGLLNAAAEFPANSAGRSAVRQHKEEVEAIVAEHLRKLIPDSQRVNYVATQLSFLLEGSMARAGLEGNSRQLLLAKQMAEDLLKRECPHD, translated from the coding sequence ATGAATGATAAAACAGCAAGACAGAAAATTCTCGATGCCGCTTCAACTTTGTTTTATAACGATGGCATTACTGCAACTGGAATTAACTCTGTTACCGCTAAAGCAGATGTCGCTAAGATGTCGCTTTACAATAACTTTTCTTCAAAAGGCGAGCTTGTTGATGCTTACATTGCTGCGCGGCATCAAGAATGGCTTGATCTTTATCAAAAACGTTTAGAACAAACGAAATCAGCTACAGAAGCTATTTTGGCAGTATTTGATGCCTATCAAGACCATGCAGAGTTTGCTTATGAAAAGGGCTTTCGAGGATGTGGGCTATTAAATGCTGCAGCAGAGTTTCCGGCGAATAGTGCAGGACGAAGTGCTGTAAGACAGCATAAAGAAGAAGTCGAGGCTATTGTTGCTGAACATTTAAGAAAATTAATACCAGACTCCCAGCGCGTTAATTATGTGGCTACGCAGCTTTCCTTTCTTTTAGAAGGCTCTATGGCAAGAGCTGGTTTGGAGGGTAATAGTCGTCAACTCTTATTAGCAAAACAAATGGCAGAAGATCTTCTAAAGAGAGAATGCCCGCATGATTAG